The proteins below come from a single Bacteroidales bacterium genomic window:
- the rfbC gene encoding dTDP-4-dehydrorhamnose 3,5-epimerase — protein MEIKCTEIPGLLIIQPKIFYDARGYFFESYNKIKLSESGFKADFIQDNQSMSSKGTLRGMHFQRPPFEQGKLVTVIKGAVRDIVVDIRKNSKFYGKYFSIELTEQNKTMLWVPPGFAHGFLTLEDNTIFSYKCTQVYNKDSEGAILWNDPDVNINWDIKNPVISEKDNNAPLFKTLNTPF, from the coding sequence ATGGAAATTAAATGCACCGAAATCCCGGGATTACTTATTATCCAACCTAAAATTTTTTATGATGCCAGAGGTTACTTTTTTGAATCCTATAATAAAATCAAACTTTCAGAATCAGGATTTAAAGCTGACTTTATCCAGGATAATCAATCCATGTCTTCAAAAGGAACATTAAGAGGAATGCATTTCCAACGACCTCCTTTTGAACAGGGAAAATTGGTAACTGTGATAAAAGGAGCAGTAAGAGATATTGTAGTTGATATCCGAAAAAATTCAAAATTTTATGGAAAATATTTTAGCATTGAGTTAACTGAGCAAAATAAAACCATGCTCTGGGTACCTCCAGGGTTCGCCCATGGATTTCTTACGCTTGAGGACAATACCATTTTTTCATATAAATGCACGCAAGTTTATAATAAGGACTCTGAAGGAGCAATATTGTGGAATGACCCCGATGTTAATATAAACTGGGATATTAAAAATCCTGTTATTTCTGAAAAGGACAATAATGCACCATTATTCAAAACATTGAATACACCTTTTTAA